In the genome of Aspergillus luchuensis IFO 4308 DNA, chromosome 2, nearly complete sequence, one region contains:
- a CDS encoding PCI domain protein (COG:J;~EggNog:ENOG410PFV2;~InterPro:IPR040750,IPR027528,IPR000717;~PFAM:PF18005,PF01399;~go_component: GO:0005737 - cytoplasm [Evidence IEA];~go_component: GO:0005852 - eukaryotic translation initiation factor 3 complex [Evidence IEA];~go_function: GO:0003743 - translation initiation factor activity [Evidence IEA]): MPAPSTTLLIEGSFTELADEFAQYIDALRKSEASSSLQSEISPLLQPLREQEQSEAEPDRKQRDEVLKKLVSAAVVLNSAPEKEIISAYNLLVHLVHQASDPDMFLSRICTYLAKPISSSPQFGPSLAISILSTIFNTLAPSDSSRYHVLLATVAVIRQSSSSIAFDALKSQLVAQLPSWLAAWELDADEAQRLHLAIADAAQASGDPELAQTHVVQALQTIPAANASAPEARDLAVRALTSALTHPAVFDFTPLTASDAVQALRSSDSTLFELLEIFTADTLDAYEAFISATPLASISGGVLAEAGEALQNKMRLLTLASLAASTPSRSLPYATIATALRVEPTDVEKWVIDTIRAGLVEGKLSQLRSEFLVHRATYRVFGEKQWAEVQGRLMVWRRSLENVLGVVRSERERFVREGLQAAQAAEEAAQGKGNDKKGGDRRRHNNNNQQQQQQQQQQAPAAPAAAPEAVAVE; encoded by the exons atgcccgccccctccaccaccctcctcatcgaGGGTTCTTTCACCGAGCTCGCCGACGAGTTCGCCCAGTACATCGACGCCCTGCGCAAGTCGGAGGCCTCCAGCAGCCTCCAGTCCGAGATTTCCCCGCTTCTGCAGCCCCTTCGTGAGCAGGAACAGTCCGAAGCAGAGCCCGACCGCAAGCAGCGCGATGAGGTCCTCAAGAAGTTGGTCTCCGCGGCCGTTGTCCTGAACAGCGCCCCCGAGAAGG agaTCATCTCCGCCTACAACCTTCTTGTCCACCTTGTTCACCAGGCCTCCGACCCGGATATGTTCTTGTCGCGCATCTGTACCTACCTCGCCAAacccatctcctcctcccctcagTTCGGCCCCTCCttggccatctccatcctgtccaccatcttcaacactCTTGCTCCCTCCGACTCCAGCCGCTACCATGTTCTCCTGGCTACCGTCGCCGTCATCCGTCAGTCCAGCTCGTCCATTGCCTTTGACGCCCTCAAGTCCCAGCTGGTCGCTCAGCTGCCCAGCTGGCTCGCCGCCTGGGAGCTGGACGCCGACGAGGCCCAGCGCCTGCACCTCGCCATTGCCGATGCCGCCCAGGCCTCTGGTGACCCCGAGTTGGCTCAAACCCACGTCGTCCAGGCCCTGCAGACCATCCCTGCCGCCAACGCCAGCGCCCCCGAGGCCCGCGATCTCGCTGTCCGCGCCCTGACCTCCGCTCTCACCCACCCGGCTGTCTTCGACTTCACCCCCCTGACTGCCTCCGACGCTGTCCAGGCCCTCCGGTCCAGCGACAGCACTCTCTTTGAGCTGCTCGAGATCTTCACCGCCGACACCCTCGACGCCTACGAGGCCTTTATCTCCGCTACCCCTCTGGCCAGCATCTCCGGCGGCGTTCTGGCTGAGGCCGGCGAGGCCCTGCAGAACAAGATGCGCCTGCTCACTCTGGCCTCTTTGGCTGCTTCCACCCCGTCCCGCTCCCTCCCCTACGCCACGATCGCTACGGCCCTCCGCGTGGAGCCCACCGACGTCGAGAAGTGGGTTATTGACACCATCCGTGCTGGCCTCGTCGAGGGTAAGCTGTCTCAGCTGCGCTCCGAGTTCCTGGTCCACCGGGCCACCTACCGTGTCTTTGGCGAGAAGCAGTGGGCCGAGGTGCAGGGTCGCCTGATGGTCTGGCGCCGCAGCCTGGAGAACGTGCTGGGTGTTGTTCGCAGCGAGCGGGAGCGGTTTGTTCGCGAGGGGCTGCAGGCGGCCCAGGCTGCCGAGGAGGCTGCCCAGGGCAAGGGTAACGACAAGAAGGGTGGTGACCGTCGCcgtcacaacaacaacaaccagcagcagcaacagcaacagcagcagcaagcaccTGCGGCGCCCGCCGCTGCCCCGGAGGCCGTTGCCGTGGAGTAA
- a CDS encoding uncharacterized protein (COG:S;~EggNog:ENOG410PS2K;~SECRETED:SignalP(1-17)) — protein sequence MLPLVLMSLAVAATASSNYTLPSDFNISAISLSERNSWCTAERNSCPEICGGVATSNSCDPSTLDFSCVCSNGSTADVAEYTQTIPFFVCEATYAQCIEDSPSLDEQEQCQETRDKDCGTLNASASSTTSSTTTTAASLTTSTGSSSSTGSGSSGSSASTTTTSSSSSTTSNAAMRLAQEHATGLLATVLFVGLRLIL from the exons ATGCTTCCTCTCGTCTTGATGTCTCTGGCTGTCGCGGCTACCGCGTCCAGCAACTACACTCTTCCCAGCGACTTCAACATCAGCGCCATCAGCTTGTCGGAGCGAA ACTCCTGGTGCACTGCTGAGCGCAACTCTTGCCCTGAAATCTGCGGAGGTGTTGCTACGAGCAACTCGTGTGATCCG AGCACTCTGGACTTCTCCTGCGTCTGCTCCAATGGCTCCACTGCCGATGTCGCTGAGTACACTCAGACCATCCCCTTCTTTGTCTGCGAGGCCACCTACGCTCAGTGCATTGAGGACTCGCCCTCTCTCGATGAGCAGGAACAGTGCCAGGAGACGCGCGACAAGGACTGTGGCACGTTGAATGCGTCGGCCTCAAGCACTACCTCTTCGACAACCACGACGGCCGCCTCTCTGACCACGTCCACCGGCTCGTCCAGCAGCACTGGTTCGGGTAGCAGTGGATCGAGCGcctctaccaccaccaccagcagctcgTCTTCGACCACTTCCAACGCGGCGATGCGTCTGGCTCAGGAGCACGCCACGGGCCTGTTGGCGACCGTGCTGTTCGTTGGTCTGCGCCTGATTCTGTAA
- a CDS encoding uncharacterized protein (COG:S;~EggNog:ENOG410Q2VP;~InterPro:IPR039535,IPR011047;~PFAM:PF05935,PF14269;~SECRETED:SignalP(1-21);~TransMembrane:1 (n2-12c21/22o572-596i)) codes for MLFFWVLLFLSFRGIVAEAEADDDLMSFVTLPEVRALKFNVAYYDRESVSPGYWFVAPYGVIDPEAPTKQWKPCQVGPYIYDADGTLVWAGSCMFDNRNIFDFKAVNNIDDKSHLSFILQHGYQDGGRDKGYGYVLDQNYEVETAVPVTNDLSAFNMHEFNVLPGGKTALACAYRNEYVDLGDLGRPNEYGWVVAGGFVELDTATGEVLYEWSSLGYIPIHESVKVDSRSPPASQPGWDYVHVNSIDKSTTGDYLLSARFTSTLYLISGEDGQIKWRLGGKYSDFVQDFTFSKQHHARFVESNATHAIVSFLNNASDEAENEEDTSAAMFVQIDTTTTPMTARLLKRYNRPDNGLTRLRGSVQTLPNGNVFVGWSEQGMQSEHSPDGKVLMQGRFASTRFSTYRSYKFPFVGRPNTPPDVIASVYGTDETDLATIFHVSWNGATDIATWNFYARADRHGIPVLIGNTTKFDFETMYIADGYLDWISVEAVDKDGNVIGSSPIHRTETPQNWRLAGFQGDTKPTADDPTILYGPKQAEVEEDVEEVDPNAEAKEAAKQAAMAVDKAYEVIHGVGGLLISVLVICSVGGVLAGGYWFLRRRRMQAYHEVPSEEGQSLTEVDRSRE; via the exons ATGTTGTTCTTCTGGGTTctgttgtttctttcttttcgcgGGATTGtcgcggaggcggaggcggacgATGATTTGATGTCCTTTGTGACG CTTCCGGAAGTGAGAGCATTGAAGTTTAATGTTGCATACTACGATCGCGAATCGGTTAGCCCAGGCTACTGGTTCGTTGCGCCATATGGCGTGATTGACCCAGAAGCTCCCACGAAGCAATGGAAGCCTTGCCAAGTTGGACCCTACATCTATGATGCAGATGGC ACTCTGGTTTGGGCCGGATCTTGCATGTTCGACAACCGCAACATTTTCGATTTCAAAGCCGTCAACAATATCGACGACAAATCTCATCTGTCCTTCATCCTTCAGCATGGCTATCAAGATGGTGGTAGGGACAAAGGATACGGATACGTTCTCGACCAGAACTATGAGGTCGAAACTGCTGTGCCGGTGACCAACGATCTCTCAGCATTTAACATGCACGAGTTCAATGTCCTTCCTGGTGGAAAGACTGCCTTGGCTTGCGCATACCGCAACGAATATGTCGACCTGGGAGACCTCGGTCGTCCCAACGAGTACGGCTGGGTTGTCGCCGGTGGCTTCGTCGAGCTGGACACCGCTACCGGCGAAGTCCTCTACGAATGGTCTTCTCTCGGCTACATCCCTATTCATGAGTCTGTGAAAGTCGATTCTCGCTCGCCGCCGGCTTCTCAACCCGGCTGGGATTATGTCCACGTGAACTCCATTGATAAGAGTACGACAGGAGACTACCTCTTGTCTGCACGATTCACCAGCACCCTATACCTGATCTCTGGCGAGGATGGACAGATCAAATGGCGCCTTGGTGGGAAGTACTCCGACTTCGTTCAGGacttcaccttctccaagcaACACCACGCACGTTTTGTCGAGTCCAACGCCACCCATGCCATTGTCTCCTTCCTGAACAATGCCTCTGATGAGGCCGAAAACGAGGAAGACACATCCGCAGCGATGTTCGTGCAGATCGACACCACGACGACCCCCATGACCGCGCGTCTGCTCAAGCGCTACAACCGCCCAGACAACGGCCTGACCCGTCTCCGTGGTAGTGTTCAGACCCTGCCGAACGGAAACGTCTTCGTGGGTTGGAGTGAACAAGGCATGCAGAGCGAGCATTCGCCCGACGGCAAGGTCCTCATGCAAGGCCGTTTCGCATCCACCCGCTTCTCGACCTACCGGTCGTACAAATTCCCTTTCGTCGGCCGCCCCAACACTCCCCCGGACGTGATCGCCTCTGTCTACGGAACCGATGAGACCGACCTGGCGACGATCTTCCATGTCAGCTGGAACGGTGCTACCGACATAGCCACCTGGAATTTCTACGCTCGAGCCGACCGCCACGGCATCCCCGTCTTGATCGGCAACACGACCAAGTTCGACTTCGAGACCATGTACATCGCAGACGGCTACCTCGACTGGATCTCCGTCGAGGCCGTCGACAAGGACGGCAACGTCATCGGCTCCTCTCCTATCCACCGCACCGAGACCCCACAGAACTGGCGCCTGGCCGGCTTCCAGGGTGACACGAAGCCTACCGCCGATGATCCGACCATTCTTTACGGCCCCAAGCAGGCcgaggtggaagaagatgtggaagaggtggaCCCCAATGCGGAGGCTAAGGAAGCAGCCAAGCAAGCAGCCATGGCCGTGGACAAGGCGTACGAGGTTATTCACGGAGTCGGTGGCTTGCTGATCTCTGTTCTGGTCATCTGCTCTGTGGGCGGGGTCCTGGCGGGCGGTTATTGGttccttcgtcgtcgtcgtatGCAGGCATACCACGAGGTTCCGTCCGAAGAGGGCCAATCCTTGACGGAAGTTGACAGGTCGAGGGAGTAA
- a CDS encoding thioesterase family protein (COG:S;~EggNog:ENOG410PY40;~InterPro:IPR029069,IPR042171;~PFAM:PF13622): MSPPHPPAHGPAFESAIKVTPLSSHRYSAHLRKEWCIGAVPHGGYTTSVLYRLALVHFAHTHPALYKNSPATPISMQLAFLRRTAAGPAVLKVEDTKLGRRTSTLHVMLLQKPDSGKRKQSQSSTTEGKKGEDDDEDLEVKVAGYITVSPADAEEGLSATTGWKVSSPAPAAGSNGDGSVNFETLGRTGRDGAWGKLIPEHSEFRKATGQTEFYVPVELSEEERKQRKMNAEQWARFRPAGDVNARWTNEALVYLTDMFPTALAGFDDAAEEAAVGGGKGLFWFPTVTLNIDLKKRLPEEGVEWLYSRVYTKKVRDGRTDLDVTVVDDKGDVVALSTQVGLVLSASRNIGSRAKL; the protein is encoded by the exons ATgtctccccctcatcctccagccCACGGCCCGGCCTTCGAGTCCGCGATCAAAGTAACTCCCCTCAGCTCGCACCGCTACTCAGCCCATCTTCGCAAAGAATGGTGCATCGGAGCAG TCCCCCACGGCGGCTACACCACCTCCGTCCTGTACCGTCTCGCCCTCGTGCACTTCGCACATACCCACCCAGCTCTCTACAAGAACAGTCCCGCGACCCCGATCTCCATGCAACTAGCCTTCCTCCGCCGCACAGCGGCCGGTCCCGCCGTGCTGAAAGTCGAGGATACGAAGCTGGGACGGCGGACGAGTACGCTGCATGTGATGCTGCTTCAGAAGCCTGATAGCGGCAAGCGGAAGCAATCGCAGTCATCTACTacggaagggaagaagggtgaggacgacgacgaggaccTAGAAGTCAAGGTGGCAGGATACATTACCGTTAGTCCCGCGGACGCTGAAGAGGGACTTAGTGCTACGACTGGGTGGAAGGTTAGCAGTCCTGCGCCGGCGGCTGGATCGAATGGAGATGGGTCGGTGAACTTCGAGACGTTAGGGAGGACAGGGCGTGATGGGGCGTGGGGGAAGCTTATACCGGAGCATTCGGAGTTCCGGAAGGCGACGGGGCAGACGGAGTTCTATGTGCCTGTTGAGCttagtgaggaggagaggaagcagaggaagatgaatgcGGAGCAGTGGGCGAGGTTCCGGCCTGCGGGGGATGTGAATGCGCGGTGGACTAATGAGGCGCTGGTGTATTTGACGGATATGTTTCCTACGGCGTTGGCTGGGTTTGATgatgcggcggaggaggcggcggtcgggggtgggaaggggttGTTTTGGTTCCCCACGGTCACGTTGAATATtgatctgaagaagaggttgcCGGAGGAAGGGGTCGAGTGGTTGTATAGTCGGGTGTATACGAAGAAGGTGCGGGATGGACGCACGGATTTGGATGTCACGGTCGTGGATGATAAGGGGGATGTGGTGGCGTTGAGTACGCAGGTGGGCTTGGTGTTGAGTGCCAGTCGCAATATCGGGTCTCGTGCGAAGTTGTAG
- a CDS encoding putative alpha,alpha-trehalose phosphate synthase subunit TPS3 (CAZy:GT20;~COG:G;~EggNog:ENOG410PH2A;~InterPro:IPR001830,IPR003337,IPR006379,IPR036412, IPR023214;~PFAM:PF00982,PF02358;~go_function: GO:0003824 - catalytic activity [Evidence IEA];~go_process: GO:0005992 - trehalose biosynthetic process [Evidence IEA]) has product MTIYIASLFLPYTVNFHQNEPEIRPAEGTSPQPTNPAENPTPNPNATLSLFERNNGAPQVGLTPGATTEHECIFSTDISKAEQEHTGFPFPKTDGDVALLTESEAHSPAWGSTLALNQPRPRAAFPASPSILKHQEIRPSGTEAPKEKPRSVPKTPTSHIRDSWADHSRKSSFSYADWTIETAEQGNGGLRNAVRSATDAGQLEDKVWVGTLGMPTDALPEHTKEAIAEKLEDEYGSVTVYVSDGDFDGHYTHFCKTILWPVFHYQIPDNPKSKAYEDHSWIYYVKTNQAFAERIAKNWKRGDSIWVQDYHLLLVPAMLRKLLPDAQIGFFLHIAFPSSEVFRCLAPRKELLEGMLGANLVGFQTDEYCRHFLQTCSRILNVEATNDGLQLEDRFVNVSKFSIGIDPTSWDQRRQAADVERWIKTISERYEGKRLIVSRDKIDQVRGIRQKLLSYELFLNTYPEWRDQVVLIQVATSTTEQPELEATISDIAMRINSTHSTLAHQPLVFLKQDLAFPQYLALISVADALIITSLREGMNLTSHEFVYCQDGKWGNKKYGSLILSEFTGSASVFGDHALLVNPWDYRQCAEAIHTALSRDEQERQEVWTKMHQAVLQNSTHNWVKSFSETLSRVWNEQSSREIMAVPRLQTNKLEEMYHRSSRRLIIVDYEGTLASWGSPKSIIVTTPQRAITTLAELTEDPRNVVYVMSARMPEEMERLFRLVTNLGLIAENGCFVREPNSETWLKLTDKVQTDAWKAAVSHILEYYQERAEGSWVEQRHCSLMFHYESAEDQVAASRLASECAGHINDACLSQGVHAVPVERALVVEPAGINKASAAEVAWRSCLKQSQRDENVPRPDFLLAIGDGRDDESVFRWANKLDNARAVNYAMTVTLGSRSTEAKATLTQGVTGVLSCLEKLAATRSGP; this is encoded by the exons ATGACTATCTACATCGCCTCACT TTTCCTACCCTACACGGTTAATTTCCATCAGAATGAACCCGAGATTCGTCCGGCGGAGGGGACGAGCCctcaaccaaccaatcccGCCGAGAATCCTACTCCTAACCCGAACGCGACTCTGAGCTTGTTCGAGAGGAACAACGGAGCGCCCCAGGTCGGCCTTACACCTGGTGCCACTACTGAACATGAATGCATTTTCTCCACAGATATTTCCAAGGCGGAACAAGAGCACACcggatttccttttcccaaGACCGACGGCGATGTGGCCTTGTTGACGGAGAGCGAAGCTCACTCCCCAGCCTGGGGTTCCACCTTGGCCCTGAACCAACCTCGCCCGCGAGCGGCATTCCCGGCCTCGCCCTCGATTCTCAAGCATCAAGAAATCAGACCTTCAGGGACAGAAGCGCCCAAAGAGAAGCCGCGATCTGTCCCGAAGACGCCAACCTCGCATATCCGGGACAGCTGGGCGGACCACAGCCGCAAAAGCTCATTCTCATACGCCGACTGGACCATCGAAACGGCCGAGCAGGGCAACGGAGGCTTGCGCAACGCCGTGCGATCGGCCACGGACGCCGGGCAGCTGGAAGACAAGGTCTGGGTGGGTACGTTGGGAATGCCCACTGATGCGTTGCCGGAGCACACCAAGGAGGCCATCGCCGAGAAGCTCGAAGATGAGTACGGCTCCGTAACCGTTTACGTCAGTGACGGTGACTTTGATGGCCACTACACACACTTCTGCAAGACGATCCTCTGGCCCGTGTTCCATTATCAGATTCCGGACAACCCCAAGAGCAAGGCCTACGAGGATCATTCCTGGATCTACTACGTCAAAACAAACCAAGCCTTTGCCGAACGCATCGCAAAGAACTGGAAGCGTGGTGATTCCATCTGGGTGCAGGATTACCACCTGCTGCTGGTCCCGGCCATGCTGCGGAAACTGCTTCCCGATGCCCAGATTGGCTTTTTTCTCCACATTGCCTTCCCATCATCGGAGGTGTTCCGGTGCCTGGCGCCTCGCAAGGAGCTTCTCGAGGGAATGCTGGGTGCTAATTTAGTCGGATTTCAGACGGATGAGTATTGTCGGCACTTCCTCCAGACGTGCAGCCGCATCCTCAATGTGGAGGCCACCAATGATGGGCTGCAGTTGGAGGATCGTTTTGTCAACGTGAGCAAGTTCTCGATTGGCATTGACCCGACTTCATGGGATCAACGCCGGCAGGCTGCAGACGTGGAACGATGGATTAAGACCATTTCGGAGCGTTACGAGGGCAAGCGACTCATCGTGTCGCGAGACAAGATCGATCAGGTACGCGGAATTCGGCAGAAACTGCTGAGCTACGAACTCTTCCTCAACACGTATCCCGAATGGCGAGACCAGGTGGTGTTGATCCAGGTGGcgaccagcaccaccgagcAGCCCGAGCTGGAAGCAACCATTTCCGATATCGCGATGCGGATCAACTCCACTCACTCCACGCTTGCGCATCAGCCATTGGTCTTCTTGAAACAGGATCTGGCTTTCCCACAATATCTTGCCTTGATTTCCGTGGCAGACGCCTTGATTATCACCAGCTTGCGTGAAGGAATGAACTTGACCAGCCATGAGTTCGTCTACTGTCAGGACGGTAAATGGGGCAACAAAAAGTACGGATCCCTGATACTGAGCGAGTTCACTGGCAGCGCGTCTGTGTTTGGCGACCATGCCCTTCTGGTCAACCCCTGGGACTACCGTCAATGTGCGGAAGCCATCCATACCGCCTTGTCGAGGGATGAGCAAGAGCGCCAGGAAGTGTGGACGAAGATGCATCAGGCAGTGCTGCAGAACTCCACCCACAACTGGGTCAAGTCATTCAGTGAGACGTTGAGCCGGGTCTGGAACGAGCAGTCATCCCGGGAAATCATGGCCGTGCCTCGGCTCCAGACAAACAAGTTGGAGGAAATGTATCATCGGTCGTCGCGCCGGCTGATCATCGTGGACTATGAAGGCACACTCGCCTCCTGGGGCTCACCAAAGAGTATCATCGTGACGACGCCGCAGCGCGCAATCACGACGCTGGCCGAACTAACCGAGGATCCGCGGAACGTGGTGTATGTGATGAGCGCCCGCATGCctgaggagatggagcggcTGTTCCGGCTGGTCACCAACCTGGGTCTGATCGCCGAGAACGGGTGCTTCGTGCGCGAGCCCAACTCGGAGACCTGGCTCAAGCTGACGGACAAGGTTCAGACGGACGCGTGGAAGGCGGCAGTGTCACATATCTTGGAGTACTACCAGGAACGCGCAGAAGGCAGCTGGGTGGAACAGCGGCACTGCTCGCTGATGTTCCACTACGAGTCGGCGGAGGACCAGGTGGCAGCGTCGCGGCTGGCGTCGGAGTGTGCGGGCCACATTAATGATGCCTGTTTGAGTCAAGGGGTGCATGCAGTGCCCGTGGAGCGTgcgctggtggtggagccAGCGGGCATCAATAAGGCGTCGGCAGCGGAAGTGGCATGGCGGTCATGTCTCAAGCAGAGCCAACGGGACGAGAATGTGCCGCGGCCGGATTTCCTGCTGGCAATCGGAGATGGTCGCGATGACGAATCGGTGTTCCGGTGGGCGAACAAGCTGGACAATGCGCGGGCAGTCAACTACGCCATGACGGTGACGCTCGGATCTCGTAGTACAGAGGCAAAGGCGACTCTGACACAAGGAGTGACTG GAGTCTTGTCGTGtctggagaagctggcgGCAACCCGAAGTGGGCCATGA
- a CDS encoding uncharacterized protein (COG:S;~EggNog:ENOG410PZE3), whose product MACENLVRCCSGLQVLYIYFRIRDWPMSLEIGEPWSLPMMAFAEYKGKGGLDVVTINLDMPRFGVQKLKNMAKALEKRFMKPEAFQIREDERLARELSCSFMELRVEGHD is encoded by the coding sequence ATGGCATGTGAGAACTTGGTGAGGTGCTGCTCAGGACTGCAAGTCTTGTACATTTACTTCCGCATCCGTGACTGGCCTATGAGCCTCGAGATCGGCGAACCATGGTCATTGCCAATGATGGCCTTTGCGGAATACAAAGGTAAAGGCGGCTTGGACGTCGTGACCATTAATCTCGACATGCCGAGATTTGGGGTAcagaagttgaagaataTGGCAAAAGCCCTCGAGAAAAGATTTATGAAGCCTGAGGCGTTTCAGATCAGGGAGGATGAGCGACTGGCTAGAGAGTTAAGTTGCTCTTTCATGGAATTGCGGGTAGAGGGACATGACTGA
- the ura6 gene encoding uridylate kinase ura6 (BUSCO:EOG09264O6J;~COG:F;~EggNog:ENOG410PG3G;~InterPro:IPR000850,IPR027417,IPR033690,IPR006266;~PFAM:PF00406,PF13238,PF13207;~go_function: GO:0004127 - cytidylate kinase activity [Evidence IEA];~go_function: GO:0005524 - ATP binding [Evidence IEA];~go_function: GO:0009041 - uridylate kinase activity [Evidence IEA];~go_function: GO:0019205 - nucleobase-containing compound kinase activity [Evidence IEA];~go_process: GO:0006139 - nucleobase-containing compound metabolic process [Evidence IEA];~go_process: GO:0006207 - 'de novo' pyrimidine nucleobase biosynthetic process [Evidence IEA];~go_process: GO:0006221 - pyrimidine nucleotide biosynthetic process [Evidence IEA]) encodes MTTQPRFSPTDITVVFILGGPGSGKGTQSSNLVRDYGFTHLSAGDLLRAEQVREGSQYGDLIKTYIREGKIVPMEITVALLSNAMADALASGKKQQHEGGPKPRFLIDGFPRKLDQAVFFEDTVCPSEMTLFLDCPEEVMETRLLKRGETSGRDDDNAESIRKRFRTFVETSMPVVKAFEEQNKVVSVTATGSVDEVYERIREGFKSKGINPL; translated from the coding sequence atgaCCACCCAACCCCGCTTCTCCCCCACCGACATCACCGtggtcttcatcctcggcggCCCTGGCAGTGGCAAAGGCACACAATCCAGCAACCTGGTCCGCGACTATGGTTTCACCCACCTGAGCGCCGGCGATCTCCTGCGCGCCGAACAAGTCCGCGAAGGCAGCCAATACGGCGACCTCATCAAGACCTACATCCGCGAGGGCAAGATCGTGCCCATGGAGATCACCGTCGCATTGCTGTCCAACGCTATGGCCGACGCCCTGGCCTCCGGCAAGAAACAACAGCACGAAGGTGGCCCCAAGCCCCGCTTCCTCATTGATGGATTCCCCCGCAAGCTCGACCAGGCCGTGTTCTTCGAGGATACCGTGTGTCCGTCGGAGATGACCCTGTTCTTGGATTGTCCTGAGGAGGTCATGGAGACGAGGTTGTTGAAGCGTGGAGAGACCTCCGGTagggatgatgataatgcGGAGAGTATCCGGAAGAGGTTCCGTACGTTCGTCGAGACTAGTATGCCTGTTGTCAAGGCGTTCGAGGAGCAAAATAAGGTGGTTTCAGTGACGGCGACGGGATCGGTCGATGAGGTGTATGAGCGCATTCGCGAGGGATTCAAAAGTAAGGGCATTAATCCTTTGTAA
- a CDS encoding PaaI family thioesterase (COG:S;~EggNog:ENOG410PX6T;~InterPro:IPR029069,IPR006683;~PFAM:PF03061) gives MSSSILDTPDPASLSPFLNATSPSLRSLLHHPDYLPVRTYSRIPKPSTGEDGYFANTLATARTIPHVLTLRRRPHLLSLLPNSPPTWPAPTGAPTPIEDPDLILILDIAAPGVSGHPSTAHGGVLATSLDEAMSYAVALYAPETGPKLVEDEQPDGPHVPPTPRGMLYTAQLDIRYKSPVAAPGYLVVRTKVLARVGRKFWVRAQAFQPQDTEGAVTSPKAEGEPMRLTTDAMAFWMQTGPSL, from the coding sequence ATGTCCTCTTCAATCCTCGACACCCCCGACCCCGCCTCCTTATCCCCCTTCCTCAATgccacctccccatctctccgatctctcctccaccacccagacTACCTCCCCGTCCGCACCTATTCGCGCATTCCTAAACCCTCCACCGGCGAGGATGGCTACTTCGCCAACACCTTAGCCACCGCCCGCACTATCCCCCACGTCCTGACACTCCGTCGACGTCCGcacctcctctctcttctccccaacTCCCCGCCCACCTGGCCCGCTCCCACCGGCGCCCCGACTCCAATAGAAGACCCCGATTtaatcctcatcctcgacatTGCTGCCCCCGGTGTCTCGGGCCATCCGTCCACTGCTCATGGCGGAGTCCTGGCTACGTCTCTCGACGAGGCCATGTCCTATGCTGTGGCACTGTATGCGCCGGAGACGGGCCCGAAGCTGGTAGAGGACGAGCAGCCGGATGGCCCGCATGTCCCGCCTACGCCGCGCGGAATGCTCTATACTGCCCAATTGGACATTCGCTACAAGAGTCCCGTTGCTGCGCCGGGGTATCTGGTCGTTCGGACTAAGGTCCTCGCTCGTGTGGGTCGCAAGTTCTGGGTGCGCGCGCAGGCCTTCCAGCCTCAGGATACAGAAGGTGCTGTTACCTCTCCCAAGGCAGAGGGCGAACCAATGCGCCTTACCACGGATGCGATGGCGTTCTGGATGCAGACAGGACCGTCGCTCtaa